In a genomic window of Mageeibacillus indolicus UPII9-5:
- the scfB gene encoding thioether cross-link-forming SCIFF peptide maturase: MLHLFKVRNDKLAYDSESQALFFVDELAEAVFSAYIENSAKRPTKAKLTELSERSGFDIHEIEDCCDEVDALIEQKAIFQPPVKISVEQLYPEKPMIKSMCLHLSHDCNLRCKYCFAGQGDYGTGHRSMLALATGKRAIDFLIEASRSRHNLDIDFFGGEPLLNWPVVVELTKYAETEGPKHNKNIRLTLTTNATLLNQEKIDFLNEHMKNVVLSIDGRPETNDRMRPATGGRSSYALVMRNIKKFVAQRGKKEYYVRGTYTHFNTDFSKDVLHFADEGLEQLSMEPVVAPPEVDYSLKLSDLPQIEAEYENLAHEYLRYNEKGSKNPFNFFHFNIDLEGGPCLYKRMKGCGVGSEYCAVTPEGDIYPCHQFVGNDAFIMGNVWDNPPIHNPKLEAAFAEIMVPNKPDCVKCWARYFCSGGCVANAYHDSGSLTGLYRLGCRLQKKRLECALWVQAKRQQEKLRQTATN, from the coding sequence TTGCTGCATTTATTTAAAGTCCGCAATGACAAACTTGCCTACGACTCGGAATCTCAAGCCCTATTTTTTGTTGATGAATTAGCAGAAGCCGTGTTCTCGGCTTATATTGAAAATTCAGCTAAACGACCTACCAAGGCTAAATTGACGGAGTTGTCCGAACGGTCGGGATTTGATATCCATGAGATAGAGGATTGCTGTGACGAGGTTGATGCTTTAATTGAACAAAAAGCTATTTTTCAACCTCCCGTAAAAATTTCAGTCGAGCAGCTTTATCCAGAAAAACCGATGATAAAGTCGATGTGCCTACACCTATCGCACGACTGCAACTTAAGATGTAAATATTGCTTCGCTGGCCAAGGAGACTACGGAACAGGTCATCGTTCTATGCTTGCTTTGGCTACTGGTAAGCGGGCAATAGATTTCTTAATTGAAGCATCGCGCAGCCGTCATAACTTAGACATAGATTTTTTCGGCGGAGAGCCTCTGCTTAATTGGCCGGTTGTAGTTGAGTTGACAAAGTATGCTGAGACGGAAGGACCTAAGCACAATAAGAATATACGCCTTACTCTGACGACCAATGCTACATTGCTGAATCAGGAAAAGATTGATTTCCTGAATGAGCACATGAAAAATGTTGTTTTGAGTATTGACGGAAGGCCGGAGACTAATGATAGGATGCGGCCAGCGACCGGAGGGCGTAGCTCTTACGCTTTAGTGATGCGAAATATAAAAAAGTTCGTTGCGCAACGTGGTAAGAAAGAATACTATGTGCGCGGTACTTATACGCATTTTAACACGGATTTTTCAAAAGATGTTTTGCATTTTGCCGATGAAGGATTGGAACAACTGTCGATGGAGCCGGTTGTGGCCCCGCCGGAAGTCGATTACAGTTTGAAGTTAAGCGATTTGCCGCAAATAGAAGCCGAGTATGAGAATTTGGCGCATGAATATTTGCGCTATAATGAAAAAGGAAGTAAGAATCCGTTTAACTTTTTCCATTTCAATATTGATTTGGAAGGTGGTCCTTGCTTGTATAAGCGCATGAAAGGGTGTGGTGTCGGGTCAGAATATTGCGCCGTTACCCCGGAGGGCGATATCTATCCTTGCCATCAATTTGTCGGCAACGATGCTTTCATAATGGGAAATGTTTGGGACAATCCTCCGATTCACAACCCGAAGCTTGAGGCGGCTTTTGCTGAAATAATGGTCCCCAATAAGCCTGATTGCGTAAAATGTTGGGCTAGATATTTTTGTAGTGGAGGCTGCGTAGCTAACGCTTATCATGACTCCGGCAGTTTGACGGGTTTGTATCGCTTAGGCTGCAGGTTACAGAAAAAGAGATTGGAATGTGCCCTTTGGGTGCAGGCAAAAAGACAACAGGAGAAGTTACGACAAACAGCCACTAATTGA
- the scfA gene encoding six-cysteine ranthipeptide SCIFF, which translates to MKHIQIIAKPVSAKCVSKACGECQTSCQSACKTSCTVANQKCEAIER; encoded by the coding sequence ATGAAACACATTCAAATTATTGCGAAACCTGTATCTGCCAAATGCGTGAGCAAAGCTTGCGGTGAGTGTCAAACATCTTGCCAGTCAGCTTGTAAAACTAGCTGTACCGTTGCCAACCAAAAATGTGAAGCGATCGAACGCTGA
- the yajC gene encoding preprotein translocase subunit YajC has product MNDIFSLTQAGGLGSTVSMLAIPALFLIFMYVFMIRPQKKQERKLQDLRNNMQVGDNVVTIGGIIGRIVNIKDKEVTISTSVAGTMMTFRKEAINQVVKAQKENETETSK; this is encoded by the coding sequence ATGAACGACATTTTTTCTTTAACTCAAGCCGGCGGGTTGGGCTCAACTGTAAGTATGCTGGCCATTCCTGCATTATTTCTTATCTTCATGTATGTATTCATGATCAGACCACAGAAGAAGCAAGAGCGCAAGTTACAAGATTTGCGTAACAATATGCAGGTCGGAGATAATGTTGTAACTATCGGAGGTATTATCGGACGAATTGTCAACATTAAAGATAAGGAAGTAACCATCTCAACGAGTGTTGCCGGTACGATGATGACCTTCCGCAAAGAAGCTATTAATCAAGTAGTAAAGGCTCAAAAAGAAAACGAAACGGAAACTTCAAAATAA
- the tgt gene encoding tRNA guanosine(34) transglycosylase Tgt produces the protein MNYQDKFPVWYELKHVCRQTGARLGVVHTPHGDFPTPAFMPVGTQATVKGMSPEEVESTGAGILLSNTYHLWMRPGPDIVTKAGGLHKFMNWNKPILTDSGGFQVFSLSDLRHITEDGVKFRSHIDGSSHVLTPEKSIEVQNALGSDIMMAFDECTPWQSDYKYALNSLQRTTRWLERCIKANHNPERQALFGIVQGGMFADLRKQSIAEITAFDLPGFAIGGLSVGEPADLMYHMMDETVHLLPNDKPRYLMGVGTPDYLIEGAIRGIDMFDCVLPTRIGRNGTVLTKYGRLIVRDFKYAEDFRPIEEDCDCYACRNYSRAYIRHLIKAGEMFGLRLASWHNLRFLQRLMQSVREAIAADRLADFRTEFLTQFAQSKKNQI, from the coding sequence ATGAATTATCAGGATAAATTTCCCGTTTGGTACGAATTAAAACATGTCTGCCGTCAAACTGGAGCCAGACTCGGGGTCGTTCATACCCCGCACGGCGATTTCCCAACGCCAGCTTTTATGCCGGTTGGCACACAAGCTACGGTTAAAGGAATGTCTCCGGAAGAAGTTGAGTCTACCGGAGCAGGAATATTGTTGTCTAATACTTATCATTTATGGATGCGCCCCGGTCCGGATATAGTAACAAAAGCCGGCGGCTTGCACAAATTCATGAATTGGAATAAACCGATTTTGACTGATAGCGGTGGCTTCCAAGTGTTTTCATTAAGCGATTTGCGCCATATAACTGAAGATGGCGTTAAATTTCGTTCACATATTGACGGATCTTCGCACGTCCTTACCCCGGAAAAATCAATTGAAGTTCAAAATGCTTTAGGATCAGATATTATGATGGCGTTTGATGAATGTACCCCGTGGCAGTCTGATTACAAATATGCCCTAAATTCTTTACAGAGAACAACAAGGTGGCTTGAGAGATGCATAAAGGCTAATCACAATCCTGAACGCCAAGCATTATTTGGAATAGTTCAAGGAGGTATGTTCGCTGATTTACGTAAGCAAAGTATTGCTGAAATTACTGCATTCGATCTCCCCGGTTTTGCAATAGGAGGACTTAGTGTAGGGGAACCGGCTGATTTGATGTATCACATGATGGATGAGACTGTTCACCTTTTACCTAATGACAAGCCTCGCTATTTGATGGGAGTAGGAACACCGGATTATTTGATCGAGGGGGCGATACGTGGAATAGATATGTTTGACTGTGTACTTCCAACAAGAATCGGTCGTAATGGCACTGTCCTGACCAAGTACGGCCGTTTAATTGTGCGTGACTTTAAGTATGCAGAGGATTTCCGACCTATTGAGGAAGACTGCGACTGCTATGCTTGTCGTAATTATTCACGCGCCTATATTCGACATTTGATCAAAGCTGGTGAAATGTTCGGATTAAGACTGGCCTCATGGCATAATTTGCGTTTCTTGCAGCGGCTTATGCAGTCGGTACGAGAAGCTATCGCCGCAGATCGACTTGCTGATTTTCGCACTGAATTTTTAACTCAGTTCGCTCAATCTAAAAAAAACCAGATATGA
- the queA gene encoding tRNA preQ1(34) S-adenosylmethionine ribosyltransferase-isomerase QueA, whose amino-acid sequence MKTSDFYYELPKELIAQHPTAKRDNSRLMLVNPATQSIGHTHFSEIINYIDAGDCLVLNNTKVIPARLLGVKRDTGVHVEFLLLNRRADDEWEVIVRPGRRLRQGSVVDFMPGELSAEITEVLPTGNRVVKFFFNGIWEEILDKAGTMPLPPYIKEKLADPSRYNTVYAKYDGSAAAPTAGLHFTPELLAALQAKGVKLAYVTLHVGLGTFRPVKAENIAEHHMHSEYYELPPETAQLINEVKASGHKIIAVGTTSTRTVESVYHNNGKVVPETGWTDIFIYPGFKFGVIDGLITNFHLPESTLMMLVSAIAGKDFIFSAYAEAVKEKYRFFSFGDAMFIQNCIPEGKI is encoded by the coding sequence ATGAAAACAAGTGATTTTTACTATGAACTGCCCAAAGAATTGATAGCTCAACATCCGACTGCCAAGCGTGACAATTCACGGTTGATGCTGGTCAACCCTGCAACTCAATCAATAGGGCACACTCATTTTTCAGAAATTATAAATTATATAGATGCTGGTGATTGTTTGGTCTTAAATAACACAAAAGTAATTCCAGCTAGGTTACTAGGTGTCAAGCGTGACACTGGGGTACATGTAGAATTTTTACTGCTTAATCGACGGGCGGATGATGAATGGGAGGTCATCGTACGACCAGGGCGGCGTTTGCGCCAAGGTTCTGTGGTCGATTTTATGCCGGGAGAACTTTCAGCAGAAATTACTGAAGTTTTGCCGACTGGTAATCGTGTTGTGAAATTCTTTTTTAATGGGATTTGGGAAGAGATTCTGGATAAAGCAGGCACGATGCCGTTACCTCCTTATATAAAAGAAAAGCTGGCAGATCCTTCACGTTATAACACCGTATATGCTAAATATGATGGTTCTGCTGCTGCTCCAACTGCTGGATTGCATTTTACGCCGGAACTGTTGGCTGCATTGCAAGCTAAAGGTGTAAAACTTGCTTATGTGACGCTGCATGTTGGTCTTGGCACGTTCAGACCGGTTAAAGCTGAAAATATTGCTGAACACCATATGCATAGCGAATACTATGAACTGCCGCCTGAAACCGCTCAATTGATTAACGAAGTCAAGGCCTCTGGCCATAAAATTATAGCGGTAGGAACCACTTCGACACGTACAGTGGAGAGTGTTTATCATAACAATGGCAAAGTTGTCCCTGAAACGGGATGGACAGATATTTTTATTTACCCAGGTTTTAAATTTGGGGTGATTGATGGATTGATCACTAATTTTCACTTGCCGGAGTCAACTCTAATGATGCTGGTCAGTGCAATCGCCGGAAAAGATTTCATTTTTTCAGCATATGCTGAAGCGGTAAAAGAGAAATATCGGTTTTTCAGCTTTGGTGATGCAATGTTTATTCAAAACTGCATTCCCGAAGGAAAGATATAA
- the trmFO gene encoding methylenetetrahydrofolate--tRNA-(uracil(54)-C(5))-methyltransferase (FADH(2)-oxidizing) TrmFO produces the protein MINVVGAGLAGSEAALQIAACGVPVNLYEMKPKYKSPAHKMDLFAELVCSNSLRSNMINNAVGLLKYELLSLGSYLLEATLHNEVPAGGALAVDRNLFAEEVTAKIMSNPLITVHHELIDDIPANGIWLIATGPLTQGKLFASMADFFGEEHLHFFDAAAPIISKDSIDTSIAFPQSRYNKGGDDYLNCPMDENEYKQFYAALKTAERAEVHDFDREIVFEGCMPIETMASRGEDTMRFGPLKPVGLKDPRTGREPYACVQLRQDDIRGEMYNIVGFQTRLKQGEQRRVFGLIPGLSKAIFYRYGVMHRNTFINSPKHLNPTYATRKRHDLFFAGQMTGVEGYVESIASGMVAAINAVRYFYNLPELVFPKQTVIGAMANYISDPEVKHFQPMNANFGLLPKLEYNTGKKDRPYHLARRSLQLITTLSTELNQLRVEKRPVYEIPDPMTLAEERRKNENK, from the coding sequence ATGATTAATGTTGTTGGAGCGGGTTTAGCCGGATCGGAAGCCGCTTTGCAGATAGCTGCGTGCGGAGTTCCGGTGAACTTGTACGAGATGAAACCTAAATATAAATCACCGGCACATAAAATGGATTTGTTTGCAGAACTAGTATGCTCAAATTCTTTGCGCTCAAATATGATTAACAATGCGGTAGGCCTGTTAAAGTATGAACTTTTGAGCTTAGGTTCATATTTGCTGGAAGCCACCTTGCATAATGAAGTGCCAGCAGGTGGGGCCTTAGCTGTTGACCGCAATTTATTCGCCGAAGAAGTTACGGCAAAAATAATGAGCAATCCGCTGATCACGGTGCATCACGAGTTAATCGATGACATACCGGCAAACGGAATTTGGCTGATAGCAACCGGCCCGCTGACTCAAGGGAAATTATTTGCTTCCATGGCTGATTTTTTCGGTGAAGAGCACTTGCATTTTTTTGATGCCGCGGCGCCGATTATCAGCAAAGACAGTATTGATACGAGTATAGCTTTTCCACAATCACGCTACAACAAGGGCGGTGATGATTATCTGAACTGTCCTATGGATGAAAATGAATACAAACAGTTCTATGCTGCTTTGAAAACGGCGGAACGAGCTGAAGTACATGATTTTGATCGAGAGATCGTTTTTGAAGGCTGTATGCCGATCGAAACCATGGCTTCGCGGGGTGAAGATACAATGCGGTTCGGACCTTTGAAACCGGTAGGCCTTAAAGATCCGCGTACCGGACGTGAACCGTATGCCTGCGTGCAGCTGCGCCAAGATGATATTCGGGGCGAGATGTACAATATTGTCGGTTTCCAGACACGCTTAAAGCAAGGGGAACAAAGACGTGTATTTGGCCTGATTCCAGGTTTAAGCAAGGCAATTTTTTATCGCTATGGAGTAATGCATCGAAATACATTTATTAATTCCCCCAAACATTTGAACCCTACCTATGCAACAAGAAAGCGCCACGACCTTTTTTTTGCTGGGCAGATGACCGGAGTTGAAGGTTATGTGGAATCAATTGCCTCAGGTATGGTAGCGGCCATAAACGCTGTACGTTATTTCTATAATCTGCCGGAACTTGTTTTCCCAAAGCAGACTGTTATAGGAGCAATGGCCAATTATATTTCAGATCCTGAGGTTAAACATTTTCAACCAATGAATGCCAATTTTGGTTTATTGCCCAAATTAGAATATAATACTGGTAAAAAGGATCGGCCATATCATCTCGCTCGACGTTCGTTACAATTGATCACAACTTTGTCGACTGAACTTAATCAACTGCGCGTGGAGAAGCGCCCTGTATACGAAATCCCTGATCCTATGACTTTGGCGGAAGAGAGGCGTAAAAATGAAAACAAGTGA
- the topA gene encoding type I DNA topoisomerase: MDKTLVIVESPAKAKTIGRYLGKDYEIAASVGHIRDLPSSTMGVDINNDFKPRYINMRGKEKIINDLKAKAAANAHTLIATDPDREGEAIAWHLANVLHIDPLSLCRITFNEITKNTVKTAVEQPRAIDLDLVNAQQARRILDRLVGYELSPLLWSKVKKGLSAGRVQSVATLMLVEREEAIRSFEPQEYWLLSVHLAEEKQPLADFTAQFYGRLDASGKCVKEELPDASAVENIKKQIQEPYKVLEIVKRNRQRNPAPPYTTSTLQQDAARKLGFSAKKTMLIAQQLYEGVDLPELGATALVTYIRTDSVRSSADAVAGMRKIIVSTFGPEFVPAEPNHFKNKNAAQDAHEAIRPSHLELPPEKIKVGLSTEQYKLYRLIWERFLASQMTPAKLAATTINIAAGDIIFRVTGETVIFPGFLKVNPEKVAEKEMNILPDLEKNETLRKLELLEEQKFTQPPARYNEASLIKAMEEAGIGRPSTYAPTLSTIMERQYAVKENKSLIPTELGFLVTNILREHFKKLINIKFTAEMENDLDEVESGKLNWVELIKNFYPVFHAAIVKAQKDISKIVIPVEATGEKCPECGADLVIKEGRFGKFIACSAFPNCKFTKNAVEKVDGHCPRCGSDLVSRRSRRGSIFYVCSQNADDKNCDFISWDLPVDNEKCPECGSYMVWHRLRGRLYKRCSNDSCVTRKSKRGKTDKNVAGEKQANDTAEPSAVETKRRKNTPKEKKKDND, encoded by the coding sequence ATGGATAAAACCTTGGTTATAGTTGAATCACCGGCTAAAGCTAAAACCATTGGCAGATATTTAGGCAAAGACTATGAAATAGCCGCATCAGTTGGACATATTCGCGACTTACCTTCATCTACTATGGGAGTTGATATCAACAACGACTTTAAGCCACGTTATATCAACATGCGTGGCAAAGAAAAGATTATTAATGATTTGAAAGCCAAAGCGGCAGCTAATGCTCATACGTTAATTGCTACCGACCCTGATCGTGAGGGAGAAGCGATTGCTTGGCATCTGGCTAATGTCTTACATATTGATCCGCTTTCATTGTGCCGAATAACATTTAATGAGATCACCAAAAATACGGTTAAAACCGCTGTTGAGCAACCGCGAGCCATAGACTTGGATTTGGTCAATGCGCAACAGGCAAGACGCATTTTGGATCGGCTGGTCGGATATGAACTCAGTCCGCTTTTGTGGAGTAAGGTAAAGAAAGGTTTGTCAGCCGGTAGAGTTCAGTCAGTAGCCACATTAATGCTGGTTGAACGAGAAGAAGCAATCCGGTCTTTTGAACCGCAAGAATACTGGCTTTTGAGTGTTCATTTAGCCGAAGAAAAACAGCCGTTAGCGGACTTTACAGCTCAATTTTACGGGCGCTTAGATGCGAGTGGCAAATGCGTCAAGGAAGAGCTGCCTGATGCCTCTGCGGTCGAAAACATAAAAAAACAGATACAAGAGCCATATAAGGTTTTGGAGATTGTTAAACGAAATAGGCAACGCAACCCTGCTCCTCCTTATACAACTAGTACGTTGCAACAGGACGCTGCGCGAAAACTTGGCTTTTCCGCCAAAAAGACTATGCTAATCGCTCAGCAATTGTACGAGGGCGTTGATTTACCGGAACTTGGTGCTACCGCCTTGGTTACCTATATACGTACTGATTCGGTGCGGTCATCGGCAGACGCGGTAGCTGGAATGCGTAAAATAATAGTATCCACCTTCGGCCCGGAGTTTGTGCCGGCCGAGCCTAACCACTTTAAAAATAAGAATGCCGCTCAAGATGCGCATGAAGCAATTCGTCCCAGCCATTTAGAATTGCCACCGGAAAAAATAAAGGTTGGTCTTTCAACCGAACAATATAAGCTTTATCGACTTATTTGGGAACGCTTTTTGGCTTCACAGATGACTCCAGCCAAACTAGCGGCCACTACAATCAATATAGCGGCAGGTGACATCATTTTCAGGGTTACAGGCGAAACGGTAATTTTCCCGGGGTTCCTTAAAGTCAATCCCGAAAAAGTGGCCGAAAAAGAAATGAATATTTTACCTGACCTCGAAAAAAATGAAACTTTGCGTAAGTTGGAACTTCTTGAAGAACAAAAGTTCACGCAACCGCCGGCTCGCTATAATGAGGCCTCACTCATCAAAGCCATGGAGGAAGCTGGAATCGGCCGACCATCTACCTATGCTCCGACGCTTTCGACAATTATGGAACGTCAATATGCAGTTAAAGAAAACAAGTCGCTTATTCCGACAGAACTTGGCTTTTTGGTAACCAATATTTTGCGCGAACACTTCAAAAAATTGATTAATATTAAATTTACTGCCGAGATGGAGAACGATTTAGACGAAGTGGAAAGCGGCAAACTAAACTGGGTTGAGCTGATCAAAAATTTCTACCCAGTCTTCCACGCCGCGATTGTTAAAGCGCAGAAAGATATCAGTAAAATTGTTATTCCTGTTGAAGCTACGGGTGAGAAATGCCCTGAATGCGGAGCGGATTTAGTGATTAAGGAAGGACGATTCGGAAAATTTATTGCTTGCTCAGCTTTCCCGAATTGCAAGTTCACAAAAAATGCTGTTGAAAAAGTTGACGGACATTGTCCGCGATGCGGCAGTGACTTGGTGTCGCGGCGTAGCCGTAGAGGCAGTATTTTTTATGTTTGTAGTCAAAATGCTGACGATAAAAACTGTGATTTCATCAGCTGGGACTTGCCTGTTGATAATGAGAAATGTCCCGAGTGCGGATCCTATATGGTTTGGCATCGCTTGCGCGGCAGGCTTTATAAACGTTGCTCCAATGATAGTTGCGTAACCCGCAAATCGAAACGTGGCAAGACAGATAAGAATGTTGCTGGTGAGAAACAAGCCAACGATACGGCGGAGCCTTCCGCTGTTGAAACTAAGCGGCGAAAAAATACGCCTAAGGAGAAGAAAAAAGATAATGATTAA
- the dprA gene encoding DNA-processing protein DprA: MQHLLASALWLYDCQSIKGASRLLRLILGQNHYLLKIINERYPAFSDLLASLISSNYAGGCTEDADNVNCEEKNENLNLFSAGLSDNFSPLNELLQQLEKLASKFPDYEEKARPLSAAGIQATFLGSTTYPKCFLGIEPLPLTLFYHGNLFALINSKNFKIGIVGTRHPTGYGISVTKDVANIAAHYNCPIISGMALGVDSLAHTQALLHHTPTLAVLANGIDICYPRQNRPIYEAIWRSQVLVSEYPPGTVPLRYYFPVRNRLLAAFSDILVVTEAGAKSGSLITAGYAAEIGKSVWTVPGTIYSKQSSGSNRLLNDGAIPLIAPENLADEIERQTGTDLPLSAYKEKPPELSPLSEKILRELTVAERSVDELCLLLHCKLTELLPELSICELKGLIFSRLGRYAVKDSAYRLMN; this comes from the coding sequence ATGCAGCATCTGTTGGCGTCAGCGCTATGGCTTTATGATTGTCAGAGTATTAAGGGCGCTTCACGATTATTACGATTGATTTTAGGGCAAAATCATTACCTATTAAAAATAATAAATGAGAGGTACCCTGCTTTTAGTGATTTGCTAGCTTCATTAATTAGCAGCAACTATGCCGGCGGATGTACCGAGGATGCGGACAATGTAAACTGTGAAGAAAAAAACGAAAACTTAAACCTTTTTTCAGCCGGTTTAAGTGACAATTTTTCTCCGCTGAACGAATTGCTGCAGCAGTTGGAAAAATTGGCCAGTAAATTTCCTGATTATGAGGAAAAAGCAAGGCCTTTATCAGCGGCAGGAATTCAGGCAACTTTTTTGGGATCAACAACCTATCCCAAATGTTTCTTGGGGATTGAGCCGTTGCCGTTAACTTTGTTCTATCACGGAAATTTATTTGCATTAATTAATTCTAAAAACTTTAAAATAGGCATTGTTGGCACCAGACATCCGACAGGTTATGGCATAAGTGTAACTAAAGATGTTGCCAATATTGCTGCTCATTATAATTGTCCAATAATAAGCGGTATGGCCCTGGGTGTTGATTCTTTGGCGCATACTCAGGCACTTTTACATCATACCCCCACGTTGGCCGTTCTTGCCAATGGGATAGATATTTGTTATCCTCGGCAAAACAGGCCAATTTACGAGGCGATTTGGCGGAGTCAAGTTCTTGTAAGTGAATATCCGCCTGGCACTGTGCCTTTGCGATATTATTTTCCTGTGCGCAACCGTTTGCTGGCGGCATTTAGCGATATTTTGGTGGTCACTGAAGCAGGCGCTAAAAGCGGTTCACTGATTACCGCTGGCTATGCTGCGGAAATCGGCAAATCGGTATGGACGGTTCCCGGAACGATTTATTCTAAACAGAGCAGCGGTTCTAACCGCCTCCTTAATGACGGAGCTATTCCATTGATTGCACCTGAAAACTTAGCTGATGAGATCGAACGGCAAACCGGTACTGATTTGCCTTTATCTGCTTATAAGGAAAAGCCACCGGAGCTTTCACCTTTGTCCGAAAAAATACTTAGAGAACTGACTGTCGCTGAACGAAGCGTTGATGAACTGTGCTTATTGCTACACTGTAAACTTACCGAACTTTTGCCGGAGTTAAGTATTTGTGAATTGAAAGGCTTGATTTTTTCCCGATTGGGAAGGTATGCTGTAAAGGATTCTGCTTACAGACTAATGAATTAA
- a CDS encoding ATP-binding protein: MPENITINTVTADGAGIHPVTLTISLQTGLPLLLFVGIPNQRARETRIKLAAIMKNCGFRMPNRKIIVDVSPATTVRSTQLWDLPLLIGILLADHQLHLPNESGGVPSLSAFGQVSLRGELCENTVDTAAVAYYQLELLDSSPDSCCGKTLLIPQTSFYRMRPLIRNCPNFFPLRSIKDLKAENEGRTKGITTNCLTYVKKENSLYEREIKIYPNQNFAWLAICAAVLGRHHLLITGAPGTGKSSLLNYAAALMPKLPYSTSLRQLELLAVSPDMPKANLLNTFDVAHCEHPGVQAKIKDFIGDVVHDWPGLIRLTNNGILFMDEFNHFSPGIIKVIKHFLTEKELETYQAGKIYRIESEFLCLAAMNPCPCGQYLSEGGCSCSAAALSAYWRYIDEALLDRFDCTVVLPKFDANLLEEDTGCQKIDLNELRDKFETASQRQKLRLEKHNLGFVYNARADLEIINKCFNISAAATEQIFEISRKYNSSSRSQHSLLTLSRTVADLADSEKVTPLHVATAWQMKQKFNWGGKDAASVGVSAMAL; the protein is encoded by the coding sequence ATGCCAGAAAATATTACAATAAATACGGTGACTGCAGACGGGGCTGGTATACATCCTGTCACATTGACGATCAGCTTACAGACTGGCTTGCCACTTTTGCTTTTTGTCGGGATCCCTAACCAGCGAGCGCGTGAAACGAGAATCAAATTGGCTGCAATAATGAAAAACTGCGGCTTTAGAATGCCTAACCGTAAAATTATAGTTGATGTCTCACCTGCTACAACTGTACGCTCAACGCAGTTATGGGATTTGCCGCTACTCATAGGCATATTGTTGGCCGATCATCAGTTACATTTGCCGAACGAATCGGGAGGCGTTCCAAGTTTGAGCGCATTTGGCCAAGTGAGTTTACGCGGAGAATTATGTGAAAATACGGTTGACACAGCTGCAGTAGCCTACTATCAGCTAGAACTGCTTGATTCAAGCCCTGACTCCTGCTGTGGCAAAACTTTGTTGATCCCACAAACGAGTTTTTATCGAATGAGGCCGCTAATTCGAAATTGCCCAAATTTTTTCCCTTTGCGTAGTATAAAAGATCTGAAAGCTGAAAATGAAGGAAGAACGAAAGGTATTACCACCAACTGCCTAACTTATGTGAAAAAAGAAAATTCGCTATATGAGCGAGAAATCAAAATTTATCCAAATCAAAACTTTGCTTGGCTTGCAATATGTGCGGCGGTTTTAGGGCGACATCATTTACTGATAACTGGAGCACCTGGAACCGGGAAAAGCAGTTTATTAAATTATGCGGCTGCACTTATGCCTAAGCTGCCATATTCGACAAGTTTGCGCCAGCTTGAACTTTTGGCCGTTAGTCCAGATATGCCGAAGGCAAATTTGCTTAATACATTCGATGTCGCACATTGTGAACACCCCGGGGTGCAAGCTAAAATCAAGGATTTCATAGGCGATGTTGTTCACGACTGGCCGGGCTTAATTCGTCTTACCAATAACGGCATTTTGTTTATGGATGAATTCAATCATTTTTCCCCTGGTATCATTAAAGTTATAAAACATTTTTTGACTGAAAAAGAGCTTGAGACTTACCAAGCCGGAAAAATATACCGGATTGAAAGTGAATTTTTGTGCTTGGCGGCGATGAATCCTTGTCCCTGCGGCCAATACTTATCTGAAGGTGGCTGCAGCTGTTCGGCTGCGGCATTAAGTGCTTACTGGCGTTATATTGATGAAGCTTTGCTGGATAGGTTCGATTGTACGGTGGTTTTGCCAAAGTTTGACGCCAATCTGTTGGAAGAGGATACTGGCTGCCAAAAAATAGACCTTAACGAGTTACGAGATAAATTTGAAACTGCCAGTCAGCGTCAAAAATTACGCTTGGAAAAACATAACTTGGGCTTTGTATATAATGCACGAGCGGACTTGGAAATAATAAACAAATGCTTTAATATTTCGGCCGCAGCCACGGAGCAAATTTTTGAGATCAGTCGCAAGTATAATTCATCTTCGCGCAGTCAGCACAGTCTGCTTACATTGAGCCGTACGGTTGCCGATTTGGCGGATAGTGAGAAAGTGACTCCACTACATGTCGCGACAGCATGGCAAATGAAACAAAAATTTAATTGGGGAGGTAAAGATGCAGCATCTGTTGGCGTCAGCGCTATGGCTTTATGA